In Azospirillaceae bacterium, a genomic segment contains:
- the rlmB gene encoding 23S rRNA (guanosine(2251)-2'-O)-methyltransferase RlmB, whose translation MLYGQHPVVAAWTNPERRCKALLATAAGLDLMTEAFAAATAAGLTRPAPTVVEREALDRLLPAGAVHQGLVLDASPLPELDVADVTRACGETDMVVVLDQVTDPHNVGAILRSAAAFGAKAVIVQDRHAPEVTGVLAKTASGALEVVPIVRVTNLSRALTELQEGGFWCVGLAESGPKALHELDFPGRVAVVMGSEGDGLRRLTMERCDALAHLPTRPPIGSLNVSNAAAVALYEVARRR comes from the coding sequence ATGCTGTACGGCCAGCATCCGGTGGTGGCCGCCTGGACCAACCCGGAACGGCGCTGCAAGGCCCTGCTGGCGACGGCGGCGGGCCTGGACCTGATGACGGAGGCGTTCGCCGCCGCCACGGCCGCCGGCCTGACCCGGCCCGCGCCCACGGTGGTGGAACGTGAGGCGCTGGACCGCCTGCTGCCGGCCGGCGCCGTCCACCAGGGCCTGGTGCTGGACGCCAGCCCCCTGCCCGAGCTGGACGTGGCCGATGTCACCCGCGCCTGCGGCGAGACCGACATGGTGGTGGTGCTGGACCAGGTGACCGACCCGCACAATGTCGGCGCCATCCTGCGTTCCGCCGCCGCGTTCGGCGCCAAGGCGGTCATCGTCCAGGACCGGCACGCGCCGGAAGTGACCGGCGTGCTGGCCAAGACGGCGTCGGGCGCGCTGGAGGTGGTGCCCATCGTGCGCGTCACCAACCTGTCGCGGGCGCTGACCGAATTGCAGGAGGGCGGCTTCTGGTGCGTGGGCCTGGCCGAATCGGGCCCGAAGGCACTGCACGAGCTGGATTTCCCCGGCCGCGTGGCCGTGGTCATGGGGTCGGAGGGCGACGGCCTGCGCCGCCTGACCATGGAACGCTGCGACGCCCTGGCCCATCTGCCCACCCGGCCGCCCATCGGCAGCCTGAATGTTTCAAATGCCGCCGCCGTGGCGCTTTACGAGGTCGCACGGCGACGCTAA
- the phoU gene encoding phosphate signaling complex protein PhoU yields MSTGHIVASYDEELAQLHHAITEMGRLASVQLGQALKATLDRDGDLAAAVMASDARIDTLERQVEAQALKVLALRAPVGRDLREVVAALKIATNLERIGDFAANVAKRSLALNQLPEVELTRSLRRIGDAANDMLTQVVTAYADRDAVAALAVRDADSEVDLAYTALFRELLTYMMEAPQRITACTHLMFAAKNLERIGDHATNIAETLCFQIQGRAPETERTKGDDSASTVLTPADSPSASA; encoded by the coding sequence ATGTCCACCGGCCATATCGTGGCGTCCTATGATGAGGAACTGGCCCAACTCCACCACGCCATCACCGAGATGGGGCGGCTGGCGTCGGTTCAACTGGGCCAGGCGCTGAAGGCCACGCTGGACCGCGACGGCGACCTGGCCGCCGCCGTGATGGCCAGTGACGCCCGCATCGACACCCTGGAACGCCAGGTGGAGGCCCAGGCCCTGAAGGTGCTGGCCTTGCGGGCGCCGGTGGGCCGCGACCTGCGTGAGGTGGTGGCGGCGTTGAAGATCGCCACCAACCTGGAACGCATCGGCGACTTCGCCGCCAACGTCGCCAAGCGCTCCCTGGCGCTGAACCAGTTGCCGGAGGTGGAACTGACCCGGTCGCTGCGTCGCATCGGCGATGCCGCCAACGACATGCTGACCCAGGTGGTGACGGCGTATGCCGACCGCGACGCGGTGGCCGCATTGGCCGTGCGCGATGCCGACAGCGAGGTGGATCTCGCCTACACCGCCCTGTTCCGCGAACTGCTGACCTACATGATGGAAGCGCCGCAGCGCATCACCGCCTGCACCCATCTGATGTTCGCGGCCAAGAACCTGGAACGCATCGGCGACCACGCCACCAACATCGCCGAGACGCTGTGCTTCCAGATCCAGGGCCGCGCGCCGGAGACGGAGCGGACCAAGGGCGACGACAGCGCCTCCACCGTCCTGACGCCGGCGGACAGCCCCTCCGCCAGCGCGTGA
- a CDS encoding pentapeptide repeat-containing protein: MTPHELIAVLEKHDRWLKKKTGGARAMLPLVDLQGASFSGMNLQSAKLSGANLTGCDFTNVNLSLADLFAARLNRAVLVNANLYRADLRGAHLRGARLKGAILREADLRGGALLDRRGPGQVSMMQSDLRGADMDDALLSSANLAGADLSESSMVGADCSGAQLAGCNLSKAMLKAANFTGCDMRGVNLSGSNLTGAVLRDCRLAGATLAGAILTNADLTGANLEGVDLSGVDTTGANLARGSENFSQKIQEALNLHRTWINTNGAKGVRAELAAEDLSHIDLNGVNLSGANLKNAKLVGAKLRDALFIMSDLAGADLRGADLSGATMDGVSLRGTDLTGAKLDGAEIGSVDIKGPDGRPTGRLWPANLADAQLTHASLQRANLRSANLTGADLRAADLSGANLIDANLRGTQLEGAQLDGATMPAAINDDDD; the protein is encoded by the coding sequence ATGACCCCTCACGAATTGATCGCCGTTCTGGAAAAGCACGACCGTTGGCTGAAAAAGAAAACCGGCGGCGCGCGGGCAATGCTGCCCCTGGTTGATTTGCAGGGGGCCAGCTTCTCCGGCATGAATCTGCAATCCGCCAAGTTGTCCGGGGCCAACCTCACTGGCTGTGACTTCACGAATGTCAACCTCAGCCTGGCCGATCTTTTCGCGGCGCGGTTGAACCGCGCCGTCCTGGTCAACGCCAACCTCTATCGCGCCGACCTGCGCGGCGCCCATCTGCGCGGCGCCCGCCTGAAGGGCGCCATCCTGCGCGAGGCCGATTTGCGCGGCGGGGCGCTGCTGGACCGCCGGGGCCCCGGCCAGGTCAGCATGATGCAGTCCGACCTGCGCGGCGCCGACATGGATGACGCCCTGCTGTCCAGCGCCAACCTGGCCGGCGCCGACCTCAGCGAAAGCAGCATGGTGGGGGCCGACTGCTCCGGCGCGCAACTGGCCGGCTGCAACCTGTCCAAAGCGATGCTGAAGGCCGCCAACTTCACCGGCTGCGACATGCGGGGCGTCAACCTGTCGGGCAGCAACCTGACCGGCGCCGTGCTGCGCGACTGCCGCCTGGCTGGCGCCACGCTGGCCGGCGCCATCCTGACCAATGCCGACCTGACGGGCGCCAACCTGGAAGGCGTGGACCTGTCGGGCGTGGACACCACCGGCGCCAACCTGGCCCGCGGTTCGGAAAACTTCTCACAGAAGATCCAGGAGGCGCTGAACCTGCACCGCACCTGGATCAACACCAACGGCGCCAAGGGCGTGCGCGCCGAACTGGCGGCCGAGGATCTGAGCCACATCGACCTGAACGGCGTGAACCTCAGCGGCGCCAACCTGAAGAACGCCAAGCTGGTGGGCGCCAAGCTGCGCGACGCCCTGTTCATCATGTCCGACCTGGCCGGCGCGGACCTGCGGGGCGCCGACCTCAGCGGCGCCACCATGGACGGCGTCAGCCTGCGCGGCACCGACCTGACCGGCGCCAAGCTGGACGGAGCGGAAATCGGCTCCGTCGATATCAAGGGGCCGGACGGGCGCCCCACCGGCCGGCTGTGGCCCGCCAACCTGGCCGATGCCCAGCTGACGCACGCCAGCCTGCAACGCGCCAACCTGCGCAGCGCCAACCTGACCGGCGCCGACCTGCGTGCCGCCGACCTCAGCGGCGCCAACCTGATCGACGCCAACCTGCGCGGGACCCAGCTGGAGGGTGCCCAGCTGGACGGCGCCACCATGCCGGCCGCCATCAACGACGACGACGACTGA